The DNA segment ATGAAGGAGAATAACTGTTTTGGACTAAAGGATACGGCTTGAGCTAGGAAGGTTACTTAGGAGTAAGTCCTTAGCTTGGGGAGACTAACCAGACTGCTAACTAACAGAAGACCTTACTGAAGGGGTGGATCCCCCGTATTGTCCTTCGGGCAATCGGAGGATGACAATACGGGGGAGGGTTTCGGAGGATGATCCCCGCCCCGTCATATTCCAAAATCCCGCAGGGATTTATGGGATATCCAGTATTTTGCATCAAAAGACTATCCAGATGTCAGTAGAAGTGGATCCCCCGTATTGTCCTGCGGACAGTCGGAGGATGACAATACGAGGGAGGGTTTCGGAGGATGACACAAGAGGATCCTAAGGACAATCGGAGAATGATGAGACAAAGAGGTCAGGGTTTCGGAGAATGATGAAGTAGGTCTAGGGTTTGAAGGGTGAATCCCTAAGACTGAGTATTAGCCCCAAGCTTCTTTCTTAGCAATATTACAGCTCCAGTAATAAAAAGGCCATATATAATAGCAAGTATTAGGGATTTACCTGTAGGAACCAGTTTACTAATTGGGGTTGATACGGGCTTATTGATATTAGTAGCTAAGGTAACCTTCAGTTCTGGCAAATCAGGTGTAGAGATGGTCTGGTCGGGTTGATTAGGTACTGAGATCAAGGCACTATTACCAATACTTTCTCCATTGCTAGCATTACCCTTGATACTTACTTCGAAGCTTATTATGCAATTAAGACCCAGGACAACCTGTATATCTGATAGATCAAGGTAATCTGAGCTTGAGCTATCTATCGGATTACCACAATTTTCATAGCTTAAATTACTAATATTTTCAGTGGCTTCAGGTATGGTGTCTGTTATTCGAACTCCGTTAGCAGTAGCTTCGCCAGTATTGATCAAAGTAATAGTATAACGCAAATTATCACCGGGACTGATTAGTCCTGCATTGAGATCTTCGACACTTTTGGTACTAGTAGCCAAATTGGGTCCTTGAATATCTACTAGTAGCTTATCTGCTCCAACGGGTGTAGGGTCATTGCCTTCTTCGTTTGCTTGTCCAATATCTACTGAATTAGTGATGACCTGTCCTCCAGTAGCATTTGGATCAACGGTAATACTGTAGGTAATTTGGCATGGAGAATTAGTTTCGATTGTAAGGTTTGCTACTTGGACAAGGTTGGATCTCGGGCTAACCGCATAATCGGGTCCACAGTTTGTCAGGTTACTAATAGTAGCTGTGTAGGGTAGGGTAATGGCCGGATCAGCTGGATCGGGATAGGTGTTAGTCTGGATAGCCCCTCCAGGAGTATCTGTTAGATCTACACCGGTTGCAGTAATTTCTCCAGCATTAACAATACTCACGGTGTATTCTACTGTTTGACCAGGCAAGACAATACCGTCGATAGCATTACTAGTTTTTGTTACAGTTAGACTTGGATAAAGTTTGACTACCATTGGTTCTGAACTAGCTTCTCCGCCAGTACCTCCTTCAATGGCGGGGCTAATGGTAGCAGTATTGATTATAGTATCATCATTATTTGCAGTAGTTTTGACATTGACGTCAAAGCCAATGATACAGCTCATATTAGTTGCAACAGAGATATTGGTTAGATTAATTTGGCTTGAGGTTGAAAGATTGATCGGTATTCCACAGTTGATCAAGGTAACATTTGTGATATTTTCAGTAAAGTTACTAATATCATCCACGACCTTGATGAGTGAAGCATTGATAGAACCAGTATTCTTGATCTCAATTTGGTAGTTCAAGGTGTCTCCAGGCTTGAGGTCACCACCATTGATGTCGGTCACCTTTTTGGTACTTGAAGAGAGGTTTGGTACTCCTGGGTTAGTAACCCCGTAGATTGCCACAGATGGACTATTGTCTGAAGTATCAAGGGTCTGGTCTATTTGAGTAGTCCCGACATAGGCAACAGCTCGGTTGGTATAGGTGCCAGGAATATTTGGAAAGCTAACATCAAAGCTTAGGGACTTGGATTGACCAGCAGGTATGGCAAATGGTCCACTCCAGATTCGATCAGAACCATTGACCAAAGGGTCAGCAGTATTGGTATTATCCCAGATACTTGAGCCACTGATATAGCTTGGTGTAGCTGGAGAGGTGGGAAGTATATCTTTGATTGAGTCTACAATCACCTCAGTAGAGCTAGTATTGGCTAAGGTCAGTGTGTAGGTGACAGTACCACCAGAATTGGAGCTACTGGGGTAGGCTGATTTGGTCAGTAATATTTTATTGCTTGCAGGAGGTACCGGAGGGATAATTGGGAAGTAGTCATCATCTATTGCAGTATGTTTTGTCTGTTGTCCACTAGCTATATAGGCAATCGGTCCGATTGGCGTATTACTACTAGTGGTACCACTAGTGGAGAATGTATAGGTAGCAGTATAATAGGTATGACCAGGGTTGGCAGCTTGGTAAGTCAAGGCATCATCTATAGTGATATTATTGGCACCAGTCATCACGATTTGAACATCCTTGAGGGTGAACTCATCTGGTAGCCAAGAAGCAAGAGCAGCAGGAGTGAATGATAAGGTGTCGCTTGCCCCGATGATTCCTGTTTGCCCTTTGACAACGATTGAGAAATCTCCACCTAGAGTAGGTGGAGTGACACTGACGGAAGTAACCTTATTGGCGTTGGCCTGGATAGTATCGGCTGCTCCGTCAAAGATATTGTCAACAGCGCTACAACGCGTATTGGCAAGGGCACCGACATAAGGGTAGCCATCTATTAGGTCTAGGGTAATGTAAGTGTAGCTAGTCGGAACAGCTTGCATATAGAGGTAAACGAATTTTGTCTCACCAGCAGACATCGGACCTATGTGGTAATAACCATCTTCGGTACTAGCGATATCTAGATTTGGATTATCAGTATTGTTATAACGAATCCAAACATCATTATAAGATGTTGAACTATCTGTTGTGACACTATAAGCCACATAGCCATTTTGGAGTAAAGGACTTGTGTCTTCATCGATGTAGAACATATCTGAGGAAATTCTATTGAAAGTAATCTGACCACCAGTAGTCATATCATAGCAATTGGTAGCAAAGTTAAGGGCATTAGCTGGATTGGGCTTGAGGACAATTCCTATTAAGCTGACAATTAACACAATAGAAAACATACTTATAAGGGTTTTGATTTTTGATTTTTTAATCATTCTTTCTCACTTTTATTAATTTTTTATGCTTATACTTCGTATGATACAAGATTTCCGAGCCTATCGCTAGTGTATTTGTGCTAAAATCTAGTTAATGCAGGCAAAAAAGATCATTGGTGTCGTGGGACAAACTGGATCAGGTAAAACAGCTCTTAGTTACCAGATAGCAGATTATTTGATTAGTAGGGGGCAAGAACCAATCATTATTCTGGCAGATTCTCGGACATTGTATAAAGACCTGAATATTGCCAGTGCCAAGCCAGATCAGACTTGGCTGAATCAGTACCAACACCGAATGGTTGATATCTTGGATGTTAATCAAGGTTATACAGTCTATCAATATCAGCAAGCCGTTAAGGATATCTTAGGTCAACTTGGTCAAAAACAAATACCAGTATTAGTTGGGGGTAGTGGGCTATATTTTGACTCGGTAATTTATGATTATCAATTTTCTGATCAAGAAGGCGATCAAGATAGAAAAGAATTAAAATATCAAGTAGAGATTTTTGGATTATGCTATCCAAAGCCCGAGTTAAAGTCAAGAATTATCAAGCGACTAGATCAGATGCTAGAAGCTGGATTGCTTAAGGAGATAGAAGGTGTGATTAGAAAACACGGTGCAGATTGTATAGCATTAAGATCAATTGTTGCCAACAGGATTAGGGATTATTTGCTAGGATTGAATAATATTACTGAAACAAGGAGGTTGATTGTAGCTGATAATTTAAGTCTTGCTAAGCGCCAAATGACCTGGTTTAAGCGGACTCCAGAGATTGATTGGAATCTTGATGACCAACAAATATCTGAGCGTCTTGGAGATCTTATCAATGTATAGACTCAAGATAATTATTATTGTCTGGACCGTTAAGCTAGTAGCTAAGCTCTCTCGCCTATTTGGATATCAAGCTAGTACATTACCTGGATTAATTGGTTATAAGCTAGATCATCAATTATTAGCTGACATTTTAGTTGGTTATCAAGGTCAGATTATCTTGGTATCTGGTACTAATGGTAAGACTACCACTACCAAGCTAATTGCTGACTTCTTGATCTCGCAAGGCAAGAGTATCATCACCAATGACACTGGCTCCAACCTGGAGAGAGGAATATTAACCAGTTTAATCTTAGGATCAGATTGGCAAGCAAACCTTAAGCAAGATTATTTAGTGATTGAGATCGATGAAGCGGAGTTAGCTAGGATAGTTATCACATTAGACCCAGATTATTTAGTATTAATCAATTTGAGTCGGGATCAACTGGATCGTTATGGAGAGATCGATATATTGGCAGGCAAGATTGGAGATGCTATTCGGGGTCTAAAATCTCAATTAATTATCAATGCCGATGATCCCTTATTCTTTAATTTGAATACAGAGTCGGATAGGATTAATTATGGCTTTGGTTTTCCGGATAAAGAGATTGTTTCAGAAACTTATTTATCTGATATGCCTTATGAGCAGTCTAGCGGAGAAAGGATCAAATATCACAATCGCTATTTGGGTCACCTGGGAGAATATTATACCGATAGTCAGAGACTAATTCGGCCAAAACTGGATTATAACCTCAATAATGTTGATCTTGACTTGGGTGAGTTTGCTATTAATGACCGGGCTTTTAAGACTAATTTAATAGGAATATATAATTACTATAATATTTTAGCTAGCTATAGCTTGATCAATATTTTGGGTTTTGATCAGCAATCATATCGAGATTTTTTGCCAAACTTTCAGCCAGCACAGGGTAGAAGTCAGAAGCTGAAGCTTGAGGGTAGAAAACTAACAATTGCTCTAGCCAAAAACCCAGTCGGGATGAATCAAGTGATTTATTATCTGATTAATTCTGGGATATATCAAAAGGTAGTGATTCTAGTTAATGACAGAGTAGCTGATGGGCAAGACATATCTTGGCTTTATGATTGTGGCTTTGAAAGGATCAAGCCGGATATTAATCTCTACGCTGGAGGCGTTAGATTTGAAGATCTAGCATTGAGGCTAACAGTATCTGGGTTAAGGCCTAGTTTATTACCAACACTTAGTAAACAATCAATCTTGGAAGGTACGGATACTGATGATCAGATTCTTCTAGTCCCAAATTATACGGCTATGCAAGATTTATTTGGGGTTTTGCAATGAAGATTAGATTGCTTTATCTTTATCCCGAAGTCATGAATACCTACGGTGATAGGGGAAATGTTATGTTTTTGGAAGCTAGAGCGCAGGATTATGGTATTGATCTCACTACTGATTATTATACGCTGGGTGATCATCTGGATATTAGTTCCTACCAACTACTATTCTTTGGTGGGGGTCAAGACAAAGGACAGGATCTTATAGCAAATGATCTGCTGAGTAACCAGGATCAGTTTGGGCAAGCTTTCAGAAATAATATTGCTGGTCTCTTGATTTGCGGAGGATATCAAATGTTTGGCAAGAGTATCGAGCTCGCCAATGGTGAAAAACTTAATGGACTTGAAATCTTGCCAGTTAGGACACTAGTCGGTAGTAAGCGCAAAATTGGTAATTTATTAGTGAGGTCACAAGAGTTTGGGCAGTTGATTGGATTTGAAAATCATAGTGGAAACACAATCTTAGAAGATCCTAAGCAAGCCTTGGGCGAGACTATTATGGGTTATGGTAATAATGATTCAGCAACAAGTGAAGGTATAATCTATAGTAATTTAATAGGCACCTACATGCATGGACCATTTTTACCCAAGAATATCCAGGTTGCAGATTGGTTACTTGGCAGGGCTCTTGATAGAGATTTGCAGACCAATACCAGCTCAGCTCTTTATCAGGCTTCAATCAAGGCTCGAGAAGCGAGTCTATTGAGCTAAAAATGTATTCGCAAACTTCAAAATTCCTGATATAATATGCGTATGCTAGATCAATTATTTGGCTCCAAAACAAGAGTAAAACTCCTAACCCTATTTTATAATAATGTCGATCGTCCATATTATGTCAGAGAGATCACAAGAAAGATTGATGAGCAAATCAATTCAGTTAGGCGTGAATTGCAAAACCTTCTATCAATCGGTATTCTCAAGTCAGTCTCTCGCTCGAATCGTTTGTATTACGAAGTAGATCCAGGATTCAAGTTCTTTAAACAATTTGAGCAAATTTTTCAAAATTTGGATCAGGCAGACGCTACTGATGATAATCTCAATAAGGAAGAAGAGAAAATTACTCGTTTGATTCGTAAGACTGGTAATGTTAAGTTGCTATTTCTAAGTGGGTCTTTCGTCAGAGGATCCAGACAGATGATTGATATTTTTGTGGTCGGAGATCTCAACAAAACTCAATTGACTAATGCAGTAGAAGTACTAGAGCAAGATATGAACCGTGAATTAAATTATACAGCTATGAGGATAGAAGATTTTGATTATCGTCGTAACCTTAATGATCGATTTTTGACAGATATTCTGGATTCTAAGAAGATTGTGTTGATTGATGAGCTTGGCTTGTACCATAAATCAGTTGGGATTAAGGGACAATCAGAGGAAGATTTTAGTGAAAGAGATCAAGGTTAGTTTTTCTATCCCCTCAATTATTCAGGTGATTGGGGTTCTAGTCGGGATTGTGGTAATCTGGAATCTCAAGTCGGTCTTAATCCCTCTGCTTGTCAGTGTGATAGTAGCAGTAGCTCTTAACCCAATCGTTCAGATGATGACCAAACGCAAAATCCCAAGACCTTTAGCCGTTTTGATCGTTTTTGCCATATTAGTAGCCCTATTAATCACCTTGATTGGTTTGGTAATCCCCATTATTGCAAGTCAAATTGGTGAGATTGTCAATCAGGGTCCAACTATTGCGACTCAATTCAAAGATTTATTAACAAACATAGGGTTACCCAATAATATAATTCAAGAGATTAATATTGAGAGAATCGGGCACTATGCCAGCCAGCTAGAAGGCCAGATTAGTGGGTCGGTTGGAACGCTGGTCAATGGATTGGCTCAGTTTATTACCATCATTGTTTTTATAGTATATTTATTACTAGGCAGTAGCACTATTGGTGCTAGTTATGATCGAGTAGTAAAAGACTGGCCAATTCGTGATCGATTAATCAAGGTTGGTGATAAGATTAGCCAAAAGCTTAATTATTGGCTAAGAGGTCAGATTGTCTTGTCATTTGTGATTTTTGGCTTTAGTTATCTGGGATTGAGGTTTATTGGGGTAGAAAGTGCCTTTACCTTGGCGGTGATTGCTGGCATGACTGAAGCTATTCCAATCATAGGGCCTATAATCGCAGGTGTAATCGCTAGCTTGGTAGCACTGGTGACCTCACCAGTTCAGGCAATTCTGGTAGCACTGTATTATATTATTCTGCAACAACTAGAGAATAACCTGATAGTCCCCTTTGTGATGAGGAAAGCTTTGGGCTTACCACCTTTGACCGTGCTATTTGCCTTGCTAGTTGGGGCAAAGCTTCTGGGGTTTGTTGGGGTAATATTTGCGGTACCACTAGCGTCAATTATTACAATTACTGTGGAGGAATTTTTAAACAATGGCGAAGAAACAAAGCAAAACTAAGAAAAAACCCAAGGAAGTTAAGACAAAAGAGCTTACCTTTAACCCAATCAAATACGAGATATTCGCTGTTATAATTGGGTTCTTGGCAATTATGCTGTTAGCTGCTAGTTTTAATCTAGCAGGAGGATTGGGGGAGGCAATCTTGTCAGGGTTTAAGGTAATTTTTGGCTCAGCAGTCTATGTCTTTATCCTGACACTGTTAATCTATGCCTATCAATTATTTCGACTAGAGGATTTCCCGAAAAAGTTTCGGTTTGTTGCTTTATTTATAGTACTGGTTAGCCTAGCAGGTATATTTGGGATTCTGTCTGAGGATAAACAGTTTGGGATTGAG comes from the Candidatus Saccharibacteria bacterium genome and includes:
- a CDS encoding DUF11 domain-containing protein, with protein sequence MIKKSKIKTLISMFSIVLIVSLIGIVLKPNPANALNFATNCYDMTTGGQITFNRISSDMFYIDEDTSPLLQNGYVAYSVTTDSSTSYNDVWIRYNNTDNPNLDIASTEDGYYHIGPMSAGETKFVYLYMQAVPTSYTYITLDLIDGYPYVGALANTRCSAVDNIFDGAADTIQANANKVTSVSVTPPTLGGDFSIVVKGQTGIIGASDTLSFTPAALASWLPDEFTLKDVQIVMTGANNITIDDALTYQAANPGHTYYTATYTFSTSGTTSSNTPIGPIAYIASGQQTKHTAIDDDYFPIIPPVPPASNKILLTKSAYPSSSNSGGTVTYTLTLANTSSTEVIVDSIKDILPTSPATPSYISGSSIWDNTNTADPLVNGSDRIWSGPFAIPAGQSKSLSFDVSFPNIPGTYTNRAVAYVGTTQIDQTLDTSDNSPSVAIYGVTNPGVPNLSSSTKKVTDINGGDLKPGDTLNYQIEIKNTGSINASLIKVVDDISNFTENITNVTLINCGIPINLSTSSQINLTNISVATNMSCIIGFDVNVKTTANNDDTIINTATISPAIEGGTGGEASSEPMVVKLYPSLTVTKTSNAIDGIVLPGQTVEYTVSIVNAGEITATGVDLTDTPGGAIQTNTYPDPADPAITLPYTATISNLTNCGPDYAVSPRSNLVQVANLTIETNSPCQITYSITVDPNATGGQVITNSVDIGQANEEGNDPTPVGADKLLVDIQGPNLATSTKSVEDLNAGLISPGDNLRYTITLINTGEATANGVRITDTIPEATENISNLSYENCGNPIDSSSSDYLDLSDIQVVLGLNCIISFEVSIKGNASNGESIGNSALISVPNQPDQTISTPDLPELKVTLATNINKPVSTPISKLVPTGKSLILAIIYGLFITGAVILLRKKLGANTQS
- a CDS encoding DEAD/DEAH box helicase family protein — its product is MQAKKIIGVVGQTGSGKTALSYQIADYLISRGQEPIIILADSRTLYKDLNIASAKPDQTWLNQYQHRMVDILDVNQGYTVYQYQQAVKDILGQLGQKQIPVLVGGSGLYFDSVIYDYQFSDQEGDQDRKELKYQVEIFGLCYPKPELKSRIIKRLDQMLEAGLLKEIEGVIRKHGADCIALRSIVANRIRDYLLGLNNITETRRLIVADNLSLAKRQMTWFKRTPEIDWNLDDQQISERLGDLINV
- a CDS encoding DUF1727 domain-containing protein, with translation MYRLKIIIIVWTVKLVAKLSRLFGYQASTLPGLIGYKLDHQLLADILVGYQGQIILVSGTNGKTTTTKLIADFLISQGKSIITNDTGSNLERGILTSLILGSDWQANLKQDYLVIEIDEAELARIVITLDPDYLVLINLSRDQLDRYGEIDILAGKIGDAIRGLKSQLIINADDPLFFNLNTESDRINYGFGFPDKEIVSETYLSDMPYEQSSGERIKYHNRYLGHLGEYYTDSQRLIRPKLDYNLNNVDLDLGEFAINDRAFKTNLIGIYNYYNILASYSLINILGFDQQSYRDFLPNFQPAQGRSQKLKLEGRKLTIALAKNPVGMNQVIYYLINSGIYQKVVILVNDRVADGQDISWLYDCGFERIKPDINLYAGGVRFEDLALRLTVSGLRPSLLPTLSKQSILEGTDTDDQILLVPNYTAMQDLFGVLQ
- a CDS encoding glutamine amidotransferase, with protein sequence MKIRLLYLYPEVMNTYGDRGNVMFLEARAQDYGIDLTTDYYTLGDHLDISSYQLLFFGGGQDKGQDLIANDLLSNQDQFGQAFRNNIAGLLICGGYQMFGKSIELANGEKLNGLEILPVRTLVGSKRKIGNLLVRSQEFGQLIGFENHSGNTILEDPKQALGETIMGYGNNDSATSEGIIYSNLIGTYMHGPFLPKNIQVADWLLGRALDRDLQTNTSSALYQASIKAREASLLS
- a CDS encoding transcriptional regulator gives rise to the protein MLDQLFGSKTRVKLLTLFYNNVDRPYYVREITRKIDEQINSVRRELQNLLSIGILKSVSRSNRLYYEVDPGFKFFKQFEQIFQNLDQADATDDNLNKEEEKITRLIRKTGNVKLLFLSGSFVRGSRQMIDIFVVGDLNKTQLTNAVEVLEQDMNRELNYTAMRIEDFDYRRNLNDRFLTDILDSKKIVLIDELGLYHKSVGIKGQSEEDFSERDQG
- a CDS encoding AI-2E family transporter yields the protein MKEIKVSFSIPSIIQVIGVLVGIVVIWNLKSVLIPLLVSVIVAVALNPIVQMMTKRKIPRPLAVLIVFAILVALLITLIGLVIPIIASQIGEIVNQGPTIATQFKDLLTNIGLPNNIIQEINIERIGHYASQLEGQISGSVGTLVNGLAQFITIIVFIVYLLLGSSTIGASYDRVVKDWPIRDRLIKVGDKISQKLNYWLRGQIVLSFVIFGFSYLGLRFIGVESAFTLAVIAGMTEAIPIIGPIIAGVIASLVALVTSPVQAILVALYYIILQQLENNLIVPFVMRKALGLPPLTVLFALLVGAKLLGFVGVIFAVPLASIITITVEEFLNNGEETKQN